The following proteins come from a genomic window of Gordonia westfalica:
- a CDS encoding acyl-CoA thioesterase encodes MLNEDAGIATAAGYVVKVPVRWSDMDVYQHINHARMVTLLEEARIPWLFLDGRPTAPLRDGCLVADLHVKYQAQLRHSEGPIEVTMYVERLRAVDFTVGYEVRAAGADPASKPAVVASTQLVAFDVAGQRIARLSPEQKDYLNSFRRSDDTSANPR; translated from the coding sequence GTGCTCAACGAGGACGCGGGGATCGCGACGGCCGCCGGCTACGTGGTGAAGGTCCCGGTGCGATGGTCGGACATGGACGTGTACCAGCACATCAACCACGCCAGGATGGTCACGCTCCTCGAGGAGGCGCGCATCCCGTGGCTGTTCCTCGACGGCCGGCCCACCGCGCCGCTGCGCGACGGCTGCCTCGTGGCCGACCTGCACGTGAAGTACCAGGCGCAGCTGCGGCACTCGGAGGGGCCGATCGAGGTCACCATGTACGTCGAGCGACTGCGTGCCGTCGACTTCACCGTCGGCTACGAGGTCCGTGCGGCCGGTGCCGATCCCGCATCGAAACCGGCCGTCGTCGCCAGCACCCAACTCGTCGCCTTCGACGTCGCGGGACAGCGCATCGCCCGCCTCAGCCCGGAGCAGAAGGACTACCTGAACTCCTTCCGCCGCTCCGACGACACGTCCGCGAACCCACGCTGA
- a CDS encoding molybdopterin-dependent oxidoreductase — protein sequence MTRTAPRICPLCEATCGLTLVIDTHGGPMDEHAGHHREHVSGARGDTDDVFSHGYICPKGASFPELDNDPDRLARPLVKRDGRFVEVDWDEALDVAVSRLRTVIAEHGGSSVGFYLGNPSAHTIAGTMYAPLLARALGTRNVFSAGTLDQIPKQAATGYLFGHAGTFAVPDLDRTDHLVIIGANPVVSNGSMTTAADFPGKLKALRHRGGRLTVIDPARTRTARLADTHLAPRPGTDAALLAGVVTCLFDEGLVVDDLGGIGQYVQGVDELRREISDLTPERVASYCDVPAEDIRGLARAIAASPSAAVYGRLGTTAVEFGTLGSWLIDVVNILTGNLDRPGGVMFPTAPTAPAPRPPGPGRGFRTGRWRSRVSGHPEVAGELPAVAMAEEFETPGDGRLRALVTLAGNPVLSAPNGGRLATALGSADVVVCVDPYLNETTRHADVILPPPRPSQSPHYDAILNNLAVQATARYSQPVLPLPDGRPDEAEIVCRLILGLSGVGVDADPGLVDEQVIAATLAKEVTDPHSPVAGREVASLVAMLPEAPGHQRRLDMMMRIGAHGDAFGAREGLTFADVLAAPHGIDLGPMRPRLPGILRTASGKVELAPDPLIGDLARLRAAVDTEQDPDDQAALLLVGRRHLRSNNSWMHNLPALTGGTNRCTLQIHPDDAMRLGIDGLATVRGAGGSLTVPVEVTADIKPGVASIPHGWGHDDAESRLHVAAAEPGVNVNALNDGTRLDPLSGTAVLNGLRVEIGPA from the coding sequence ATGACGCGCACGGCACCTCGAATCTGTCCGCTCTGCGAGGCAACCTGCGGGTTGACCCTCGTCATCGACACCCACGGCGGCCCGATGGACGAACACGCCGGGCACCACCGTGAACACGTCAGCGGCGCGCGCGGCGACACCGACGACGTGTTCAGCCACGGCTACATCTGTCCGAAGGGTGCGAGCTTTCCGGAGCTCGACAACGACCCCGACCGTCTCGCGCGCCCACTCGTCAAACGTGACGGACGATTCGTCGAGGTCGATTGGGACGAGGCGCTCGACGTCGCCGTCTCCCGGCTCCGGACGGTCATCGCCGAGCACGGCGGATCGTCGGTCGGTTTCTACCTCGGCAACCCGTCGGCCCACACCATCGCGGGCACGATGTACGCGCCCCTGCTGGCCCGTGCCCTCGGCACCCGCAACGTCTTCAGCGCCGGCACTCTCGACCAGATACCCAAACAGGCCGCGACGGGATACCTCTTCGGTCACGCCGGGACCTTCGCCGTGCCCGACCTCGACCGCACCGACCACCTGGTGATAATCGGGGCGAATCCCGTTGTCTCCAACGGGAGCATGACCACCGCCGCCGACTTCCCCGGCAAGCTGAAAGCCCTGCGGCATCGCGGGGGCCGTCTGACGGTGATCGACCCGGCCCGCACCCGCACCGCCCGGCTCGCCGACACCCACCTGGCACCTCGACCGGGTACCGACGCCGCGCTGCTGGCCGGCGTCGTCACCTGCCTGTTCGACGAGGGGCTGGTCGTCGACGACCTCGGCGGTATCGGGCAGTACGTGCAGGGCGTCGACGAATTACGCAGGGAGATCAGTGATCTCACACCCGAGCGGGTCGCATCGTACTGCGATGTACCGGCGGAGGACATCCGCGGGCTCGCCCGTGCGATCGCAGCATCGCCGTCGGCAGCGGTCTACGGGCGTCTGGGCACCACGGCGGTCGAGTTCGGCACGCTCGGGAGCTGGCTCATCGACGTGGTGAACATCCTGACCGGCAACCTCGACCGCCCGGGCGGTGTCATGTTCCCGACGGCGCCGACCGCGCCGGCACCCCGCCCGCCGGGACCGGGGCGGGGTTTCCGGACCGGTCGCTGGCGCAGCCGGGTGTCGGGGCATCCCGAGGTGGCGGGGGAGCTGCCCGCGGTCGCGATGGCCGAGGAGTTCGAGACCCCCGGTGACGGGAGGCTGCGGGCGTTGGTCACGCTCGCCGGCAACCCCGTGCTGTCCGCGCCCAACGGCGGCCGGCTCGCCACCGCACTCGGCTCCGCCGACGTCGTCGTGTGCGTCGACCCGTACCTGAACGAGACCACCCGGCACGCCGACGTCATCCTGCCGCCGCCGCGGCCCTCGCAGAGTCCGCACTACGACGCGATCCTCAACAATCTGGCCGTGCAGGCCACCGCGCGCTACTCGCAGCCGGTGCTGCCGCTTCCCGACGGCCGGCCCGACGAGGCCGAGATCGTCTGTCGCCTGATCCTGGGCCTCTCCGGGGTGGGCGTCGACGCCGATCCCGGTCTCGTCGACGAGCAGGTCATCGCCGCCACCCTGGCCAAGGAGGTGACCGATCCGCATTCGCCGGTGGCCGGCCGTGAGGTGGCGTCGCTCGTGGCGATGCTTCCCGAAGCCCCGGGCCATCAGCGCCGCCTCGACATGATGATGCGCATCGGCGCCCACGGCGACGCCTTCGGCGCCCGGGAGGGGCTGACGTTCGCCGACGTCCTGGCAGCTCCGCACGGCATCGACCTCGGACCCATGCGGCCGCGCCTGCCCGGGATTCTCCGCACCGCGTCGGGGAAGGTCGAGCTGGCGCCGGACCCGCTGATCGGCGACCTCGCCCGCCTCCGCGCCGCCGTCGACACCGAACAGGACCCCGACGATCAGGCCGCACTGCTCCTCGTCGGTCGCCGGCACCTGCGCTCCAACAACAGCTGGATGCACAACCTGCCCGCGCTCACCGGCGGCACCAACCGGTGCACCCTGCAGATCCATCCGGACGATGCGATGCGACTGGGCATCGACGGGCTCGCGACGGTTCGCGGCGCAGGCGGATCACTGACCGTCCCGGTCGAGGTCACCGCGGACATCAAACCCGGCGTCGCGTCGATCCCACACGGTTGGGGCCACGACGACGCCGAATCCCGACTCCACGTGGCAGCCGCCGAACCGGGCGTCAACGTGAACGCCCTCAACGACGGGACGCGGCTCGATCCGCTCTCGGGGACGGCCGTCCTCAACGGCCTGCGGGTCGAGATCGGCCCGGCCTGA
- a CDS encoding NAD-glutamate dehydrogenase, which translates to MTSLVPDAVNHYFRSRADGSATDSAAEQVVRHLDVATRRDPGQALVEVVIDEGGAVEIVVVNDDMPMLVEAVLATVEAHDLTIGRMDHPVMPVQRDSGGRLEAIDDVPGAGWESWIFVGGLAGHPGIDPQELRSHLLEVVSRVGDVDHDSARMRSRMTSCATDLSVAPLRESTGIGNTDRHEYAKLLEWFAGNHFHPLGYTRVGNDGTGEGDERLGVWRTDSINRDFPSVTARPLLPRASRVFVATGIQRSNFPVLLQVPAFDSHGDHDGEHRFLGTLTSSGLHQTVLDVPVLRTKVHDVLARAGVDEDSFAGQSMIELLQNYPLVEMFASTTGELTRRVTEMLDAVATRSLRLFVRTNLDGKTAIALIYLPRDRYNTQSRLALEHALMGELHGSALEYTARVSEMPLALLQVLVCIDPATASGLGSVDTGSPAHARMQAALAAAIRSWDERIRELAANIGDRLDSLDGGPELLLRQLPSLSDDYKELREPQDAVEDLIRVVALEPGALEVTLDATEERGPGGHARWRFTLYLCGASATLTDVLPVLHSLGLDALEEHPYEIRRADDTVCWAYEFIVQLAAGMSVDLDHIDDLEDRFTEGFRQIWLAAADVDDYNELIIRCGLQWRSAAMLRAYGQYLRQCGFSYSTAHVANVLGRHLQITRGLVDLFVASFDPSAADPERRESVSERLHADIGTVLSLDADRIVSAFAAVMTATSRTNYFVRVGGRDGEYCPVISFKLRPREIPQTPEPRPLHEIFVYSPRVEGVHLRFGAVARGGLRWSDRKEDFRTEILGLVKAQAVKNAVIVPLGAKGGFIVKRPPAPTGDPGADRDAHREEGITCYRQFIAGLLDITDNIDRTTGEIIPARDVVRLDSDDTYLVVAADKGTAAFSDIANEVSKSYDFWLGDAFASGGSAGYDHKAMGITARGAWESVKRHFREMDVDTQSQDFTVAGIGDMSGDVFGNGMLLSEHIRLVAAFDHRHIFIDPDPVADRSYAERRRLFELPRSSWADYDADLISAGGGVWSRDRKSIPVSAEMAAALGIDEGVAELSPPDLIRAVLLAPVDLLWNGGIGTYVKASTESHGEVGDKSNDAIRVDGDQVRAKVIGEGGNLGVTERGRIEFDLAGGRINTDALDNSAGVDCSDHEVNIKILLDSAVSTGVLEPGDRDPLLESMTEDVADLVLADNISQNAELGFCRTFELKRVEVHARMLDKLSRERGIDLRLEALPEPRELRKRFDGELHRGLTSPEFATLMAHVKLEAKSDLLASDLPDNDVFAQRVARYFPEALREKCDDAIAGHRLRRQIVATTLVNDVIAHAGMTHLFRLGEGSGCTTEEGVRAYVVSNEIFGMSDVFERIRHSPAPVEVVDEMMLYARRLVFRASRWLLAFRPQPLAMAAEVTRYTGRVTRLSDVAGAWFGESSRRDIADRARTYIDQGVPEDLAQTVAASLHRFCLLDIIDAAEIADRAPEEAGELYFAVMEHFGLEGLLTAVSTLDYGDRWHALARLALRDDMHGALRALTLKILEVSEPDESSADKIAEWESSHSNRLNRVRTVLEEIEETGTLDLATLSVAARQLRSVIR; encoded by the coding sequence GTGACGTCACTCGTGCCGGACGCGGTGAACCACTACTTCAGGTCCCGGGCCGATGGCTCGGCGACCGACAGCGCCGCCGAGCAGGTGGTGCGTCACCTTGACGTCGCAACCCGGCGCGACCCCGGTCAGGCACTCGTCGAGGTGGTCATCGACGAGGGCGGCGCGGTCGAGATCGTCGTCGTCAACGACGACATGCCGATGCTGGTGGAGGCGGTCCTGGCGACCGTCGAGGCGCATGACCTCACGATCGGCCGCATGGACCATCCGGTGATGCCGGTGCAACGCGACTCCGGCGGCCGGCTCGAGGCGATCGACGACGTACCCGGTGCCGGCTGGGAGTCCTGGATCTTCGTCGGCGGCCTCGCCGGTCATCCCGGCATCGACCCGCAGGAACTCCGTTCGCATCTCCTCGAGGTCGTGTCCCGGGTGGGCGACGTCGACCACGACTCCGCCCGGATGCGGTCGCGGATGACGTCGTGCGCCACCGATCTGTCCGTGGCACCGCTGCGCGAGTCGACCGGCATCGGCAACACCGATCGCCACGAGTACGCCAAACTCCTCGAGTGGTTCGCCGGGAACCACTTCCATCCCCTCGGGTACACCCGCGTGGGCAACGACGGAACCGGTGAGGGTGACGAACGGCTCGGTGTCTGGCGCACCGACTCGATCAACCGGGACTTCCCGTCGGTCACCGCGCGACCGCTGCTCCCGCGAGCGAGCCGCGTATTCGTCGCCACCGGCATCCAACGGTCGAATTTTCCTGTACTGCTTCAGGTCCCGGCCTTCGACTCGCACGGCGACCACGACGGCGAGCACCGCTTCCTCGGCACGCTGACCTCCTCCGGCCTGCATCAGACCGTGCTCGACGTCCCGGTGCTGCGCACCAAGGTGCACGACGTCCTCGCGCGAGCCGGGGTCGACGAGGACTCCTTCGCCGGCCAGTCGATGATCGAGCTGCTGCAGAACTATCCGCTGGTGGAGATGTTCGCCTCCACCACCGGAGAACTCACCCGACGCGTCACCGAGATGCTCGACGCCGTCGCGACCCGGTCATTGCGCCTGTTCGTGCGTACCAATCTCGACGGGAAGACCGCGATCGCCCTCATCTATCTGCCCCGCGACCGGTACAACACGCAGAGTCGGCTCGCCCTCGAACATGCGCTGATGGGCGAGTTACACGGCAGCGCACTGGAATACACGGCCCGGGTGAGCGAGATGCCGCTCGCGCTCCTGCAGGTGCTGGTCTGCATCGACCCGGCCACCGCATCCGGGCTCGGCTCGGTCGACACCGGGTCACCGGCACACGCCCGGATGCAGGCGGCGCTCGCGGCGGCCATCCGCAGCTGGGACGAACGCATCCGTGAACTCGCCGCGAACATCGGCGACCGCCTGGACTCACTGGACGGTGGTCCCGAACTCCTTCTGCGACAGCTGCCCTCGCTGTCCGACGACTACAAGGAACTCCGTGAACCGCAGGATGCCGTCGAGGACCTGATCCGGGTCGTCGCCCTCGAGCCGGGAGCCCTCGAGGTGACACTCGACGCCACCGAGGAGCGCGGGCCGGGCGGCCACGCCCGTTGGCGGTTCACCCTCTACCTGTGCGGGGCGTCGGCGACCCTCACCGACGTCCTGCCGGTGCTGCACAGCCTCGGACTCGACGCCCTCGAAGAACATCCGTACGAGATCCGCCGCGCCGACGACACCGTCTGCTGGGCCTACGAGTTCATCGTGCAGCTGGCCGCCGGGATGTCGGTCGACCTCGACCACATCGACGACCTCGAGGACCGTTTCACCGAGGGCTTCCGTCAGATCTGGCTCGCCGCGGCAGACGTCGACGACTACAACGAACTGATCATCCGATGCGGACTCCAGTGGCGGTCGGCCGCGATGCTGCGCGCCTACGGTCAGTACCTGCGGCAATGCGGATTCTCGTACAGCACAGCCCATGTCGCGAACGTGCTGGGCCGCCATCTGCAGATCACCCGCGGTCTCGTCGACTTGTTCGTGGCCTCCTTCGATCCGTCGGCCGCCGATCCCGAACGCCGGGAGAGTGTGAGTGAGCGGCTCCACGCCGACATCGGCACGGTGCTGAGCCTCGACGCCGACCGGATCGTGTCCGCGTTCGCCGCGGTCATGACCGCGACGTCACGGACCAACTACTTCGTCCGGGTCGGTGGTCGGGATGGTGAATACTGCCCGGTCATCTCGTTCAAGCTGCGGCCCCGGGAGATCCCGCAGACCCCCGAGCCCCGACCGCTGCACGAGATCTTCGTGTATTCGCCCCGCGTCGAAGGTGTCCACCTGCGGTTCGGTGCGGTGGCTCGCGGCGGGCTGCGCTGGTCGGACCGCAAGGAGGACTTCCGCACCGAGATCCTCGGCCTGGTGAAGGCCCAGGCGGTGAAGAACGCCGTCATCGTCCCGCTCGGCGCGAAGGGCGGCTTCATCGTCAAACGGCCGCCCGCGCCGACCGGGGACCCCGGAGCAGACCGGGATGCGCACCGCGAGGAGGGGATTACCTGCTACCGGCAGTTCATCGCGGGCCTGCTCGACATTACCGACAACATCGATCGCACGACCGGGGAGATCATCCCGGCGCGGGACGTGGTGCGGCTCGACTCCGACGACACCTACCTGGTCGTGGCCGCCGACAAGGGCACCGCGGCGTTCTCCGACATCGCCAACGAGGTGTCGAAGTCCTACGACTTCTGGCTCGGCGACGCGTTCGCCTCCGGCGGTTCGGCCGGCTATGACCACAAGGCCATGGGCATCACCGCGCGCGGTGCCTGGGAGTCGGTGAAACGGCACTTCCGCGAGATGGACGTCGACACCCAGTCGCAGGACTTCACCGTCGCCGGGATCGGCGACATGTCCGGTGACGTCTTCGGCAACGGGATGCTGCTCAGCGAGCACATCAGGCTCGTGGCGGCCTTCGACCACCGGCACATCTTCATCGACCCGGACCCGGTCGCGGATCGGTCATACGCCGAGCGGCGCCGACTGTTCGAGCTGCCGCGGTCATCGTGGGCCGACTACGACGCTGACCTGATCAGCGCGGGTGGCGGCGTGTGGTCTCGTGACCGCAAGTCCATCCCGGTCAGCGCGGAGATGGCGGCCGCGCTCGGCATCGACGAGGGTGTCGCCGAGCTCTCGCCACCGGATCTGATCAGGGCGGTCCTGCTCGCGCCGGTCGACCTGCTGTGGAACGGCGGGATCGGCACCTACGTCAAGGCGTCGACCGAATCGCACGGGGAGGTCGGCGACAAGTCGAACGACGCGATCCGTGTCGACGGAGACCAGGTGCGCGCCAAGGTGATCGGGGAGGGCGGCAACCTCGGGGTCACCGAACGCGGGCGGATCGAGTTCGACCTCGCGGGCGGCCGGATCAACACCGACGCACTCGACAACTCGGCGGGCGTCGACTGCTCGGACCACGAGGTGAACATCAAGATCCTGCTCGACTCGGCGGTGTCGACCGGTGTACTCGAACCCGGCGATCGCGATCCGCTGCTCGAATCGATGACCGAGGATGTCGCCGATCTCGTTCTCGCCGACAACATCTCACAGAACGCCGAGCTCGGTTTCTGCCGCACCTTCGAACTCAAGCGGGTGGAGGTGCACGCCCGGATGCTCGACAAACTCTCGCGGGAGCGCGGCATCGACCTCCGGCTCGAGGCGCTCCCGGAACCGCGTGAGTTGCGCAAGCGATTCGACGGGGAGCTGCACCGGGGTCTCACCTCACCCGAATTCGCCACGCTCATGGCCCACGTCAAGCTCGAGGCGAAGTCGGATCTCCTCGCGAGCGACCTGCCCGACAACGACGTGTTCGCACAACGGGTGGCCCGGTACTTCCCGGAGGCCTTGCGCGAGAAGTGCGATGACGCCATCGCCGGTCACCGGCTACGACGCCAGATCGTGGCGACGACCCTGGTCAACGACGTCATCGCGCACGCCGGGATGACGCACCTGTTTCGCTTGGGCGAGGGCAGCGGCTGCACCACGGAGGAAGGTGTCCGCGCCTACGTCGTGTCCAACGAGATCTTCGGGATGTCCGACGTCTTCGAACGCATCCGGCATTCCCCGGCGCCGGTCGAGGTCGTCGACGAGATGATGCTCTACGCCCGGCGGTTGGTGTTCCGGGCGTCGCGGTGGCTCCTCGCCTTCCGGCCCCAGCCCCTCGCCATGGCCGCCGAGGTCACCCGCTACACCGGCCGTGTCACGCGGCTGTCGGACGTGGCCGGAGCCTGGTTCGGCGAGAGTTCACGACGCGACATCGCCGATCGTGCGCGCACCTACATCGACCAGGGCGTCCCCGAGGACCTCGCGCAGACCGTCGCCGCAAGCCTCCACCGCTTCTGCCTCCTCGACATCATCGACGCCGCCGAGATCGCCGATCGCGCCCCGGAAGAAGCCGGTGAACTCTATTTCGCGGTGATGGAACATTTCGGTCTCGAGGGACTACTCACCGCGGTGTCCACCCTCGATTACGGGGACCGCTGGCATGCGCTCGCCCGACTCGCACTGCGCGACGACATGCACGGTGCGCTGCGGGCTCTGACACTCAAGATCCTGGAGGTCAGCGAGCCCGACGAATCGTCGGCGGACAAGATCGCCGAATGGGAGTCCTCGCATTCCAACCGGCTGAACCGGGTGCGCACCGTGCTGGAGGAGATCGAGGAGACCGGAACGCTCGACCTCGCGACCCTGTCGGTCGCCGCGCGGCAGCTCCGCAGTGTGATCAGATGA
- the ettA gene encoding energy-dependent translational throttle protein EttA, giving the protein MAEFIYTMKKVRKAHGDKVILDDVTMSFYPGAKIGVVGPNGAGKSSILKIMAGLDQPSNGEAFLDPEATVGILLQEPPLNEEKTVKENVEEGMGEIKVKLDRFNEIAEQLATDYSDELMEEMGKLQEDLDNNDAWDLDSQLEQAMDALRCPPADSPVTHLSGGERRRVALCKLLLQKPDLLLLDEPTNHLDAESVLWLEQFLASYPGAVLAVTHDRYFLDHVAQWICEVDRGKLHPYEGNYSTYLEKKAERLEVQGKKDQKLQKRLKEELAWVRSGAKARQTKNKARLARYEEMAAEAEKTRKLDFEEIQIPTPPRLGDVVVEVSHLDKGFEGRVLIKDLSFTLPRNGIVGVIGPNGVGKTTLFKTIVGLEQPDSGTVKVGETVKLSYVDQSRANIDPKKTVWEVVSDGLDYIEVGQNEMPSRAYVSAFGFKGPDQQKRAEVLSGGERNRLNLALTLKEGGNLILLDEPTNDLDVETLGSLENALENFPGCAVVISHDRWFLDRTCTHILAWEGNVEEGQWFWFEGNFEAYEANKIERLGADAARPHRVTHRKLTRD; this is encoded by the coding sequence ATGGCAGAGTTCATATATACGATGAAGAAGGTGCGCAAGGCGCACGGCGACAAGGTCATCCTCGACGACGTCACCATGTCCTTCTACCCGGGCGCCAAGATCGGCGTCGTCGGTCCCAACGGCGCGGGTAAGTCGTCGATCCTGAAGATCATGGCCGGCCTCGACCAGCCGTCGAACGGCGAGGCCTTCCTCGACCCCGAGGCCACCGTCGGCATCCTGCTCCAGGAGCCGCCCCTCAACGAGGAGAAGACGGTCAAGGAGAACGTCGAAGAGGGCATGGGCGAGATCAAGGTGAAGCTCGACCGCTTCAACGAGATCGCCGAACAGCTCGCCACCGACTACTCCGACGAGCTGATGGAGGAGATGGGCAAACTCCAGGAAGACCTGGACAACAACGACGCCTGGGACCTCGATTCGCAGCTCGAACAGGCGATGGACGCCCTGCGCTGCCCGCCCGCCGACTCGCCGGTCACCCACCTCTCCGGTGGCGAGCGCCGTCGCGTCGCACTGTGCAAGCTGCTGCTGCAGAAGCCCGACCTGCTGCTGCTCGACGAGCCCACCAACCACCTCGACGCCGAGAGCGTGCTGTGGCTCGAGCAGTTCCTCGCGAGCTACCCGGGCGCCGTCCTCGCCGTGACCCACGACCGGTACTTCCTCGATCACGTCGCGCAGTGGATCTGTGAGGTCGACCGCGGCAAGCTGCACCCCTACGAGGGCAACTACTCCACCTACCTGGAGAAGAAGGCCGAGCGTCTCGAGGTCCAGGGCAAGAAGGACCAGAAGCTCCAGAAGCGCCTCAAGGAAGAACTGGCCTGGGTGCGGTCGGGTGCCAAGGCCCGCCAGACCAAGAACAAGGCCCGTCTGGCCCGCTACGAGGAGATGGCCGCGGAGGCCGAGAAGACCCGCAAGCTCGACTTCGAGGAGATCCAGATCCCCACCCCGCCGCGTCTGGGCGACGTGGTGGTCGAGGTCTCCCACCTCGACAAGGGTTTCGAGGGTCGCGTCCTGATCAAGGATCTGTCGTTCACCCTGCCGCGTAACGGCATCGTCGGCGTGATCGGCCCCAACGGCGTCGGTAAGACGACCCTGTTCAAGACCATCGTCGGTCTCGAGCAGCCGGACTCGGGCACCGTGAAGGTCGGCGAGACGGTCAAGCTGAGCTACGTCGACCAGTCCCGCGCCAACATCGACCCGAAGAAGACGGTGTGGGAGGTCGTCTCCGACGGACTCGACTACATCGAGGTCGGGCAGAACGAGATGCCGTCCCGCGCCTACGTGAGCGCCTTCGGCTTCAAGGGACCGGATCAGCAGAAGCGCGCGGAGGTCCTCTCCGGTGGTGAGCGCAACCGCCTGAACCTCGCGCTCACGCTGAAAGAGGGCGGCAACCTGATCCTCCTCGACGAGCCGACCAACGACCTCGACGTCGAAACCCTGGGATCGTTGGAGAACGCCCTCGAGAACTTCCCCGGCTGCGCCGTGGTCATCAGCCACGACCGCTGGTTCCTCGACCGCACCTGTACCCACATCCTGGCGTGGGAGGGCAACGTCGAGGAAGGGCAGTGGTTCTGGTTCGAGGGCAACTTCGAGGCGTATGAGGCCAACAAGATCGAGCGCCTCGGCGCCGACGCGGCCCGCCCGCATCGGGTGACGCACCGCAAACTCACCCGCGACTAA
- a CDS encoding single-stranded DNA-binding protein — MFETYTTVIGTVVSEPRRRQTTTGEDVISFRVACTSRRIDKRTGEWMDGPTLYLTVSCWRRLLAGVGLAIAKGRPVMAHGQIKTNEYPAADGSRRSDLEMTAVAVGLDLSRCIVTYRGTPSSERGVAVGVPLTDEKSVTSETAPSAA, encoded by the coding sequence ATGTTTGAGACGTACACGACCGTCATCGGAACCGTTGTGTCCGAGCCCCGCCGACGCCAGACGACCACCGGCGAGGACGTGATCTCGTTCCGCGTTGCCTGCACCTCGCGCCGTATCGACAAGCGCACCGGCGAATGGATGGACGGGCCAACGCTGTATCTGACGGTGAGCTGCTGGCGTCGCCTGCTTGCCGGCGTCGGACTGGCCATCGCGAAGGGCCGGCCGGTCATGGCCCACGGCCAGATCAAGACCAACGAGTATCCCGCGGCCGACGGGTCACGCCGATCGGATCTCGAGATGACCGCCGTCGCGGTAGGCCTCGACCTGAGCCGGTGCATCGTCACCTACCGCGGGACGCCGTCGTCGGAACGCGGCGTCGCCGTCGGCGTGCCGCTGACAGACGAGAAATCGGTCACCAGCGAGACGGCCCCGTCTGCGGCGTAA
- a CDS encoding chorismate mutase, which translates to MRMRVFLAGLIAAVVLVSPTYSAQPLAVAAPAAQPPLTGLTDAIAGRLALADTVAATKWASGAAIDDPAREQVVLNTVSQLAVDRGLEPAYVRGVFRDQIEASKTVQRGLFAQWGLPGRTAPPATPDLGPVRAAINEFNVAIVDELAASRGFARSLRCPPELVAATGSSAAGLGFDPLHVAALIQAGASVCVVSTGSN; encoded by the coding sequence ATGCGGATGCGAGTGTTCCTGGCCGGTCTGATCGCGGCAGTGGTGTTGGTGTCACCGACCTATTCGGCGCAGCCCCTCGCCGTCGCGGCACCGGCGGCGCAGCCGCCGTTGACGGGCCTGACCGACGCGATCGCCGGCCGCCTCGCCCTGGCCGACACGGTGGCCGCGACGAAGTGGGCATCAGGCGCGGCCATCGACGATCCCGCGCGCGAGCAGGTCGTCCTCAACACCGTGTCGCAGCTGGCCGTCGACCGCGGCCTCGAGCCCGCCTACGTACGCGGCGTGTTCCGCGACCAGATCGAGGCGAGCAAGACCGTGCAGCGCGGGCTGTTCGCCCAGTGGGGACTACCGGGACGAACGGCCCCGCCCGCCACTCCGGATCTCGGTCCGGTCCGGGCGGCGATCAACGAGTTCAACGTGGCCATCGTCGACGAACTGGCCGCCTCGAGAGGATTTGCGCGAAGCCTCCGTTGCCCGCCGGAGCTGGTCGCCGCGACCGGTTCCTCCGCGGCCGGCCTCGGCTTCGATCCGCTCCACGTCGCCGCCCTGATCCAGGCCGGGGCGTCGGTCTGCGTGGTGTCGACGGGGTCGAACTGA